AGGCCGCCCTCCACCTGCTCACCGCGGATCGGCTCGAAGGGGCTGCCCAGCCGGTCCACCCCGACCTGCGGGTTGAAGGATGTTGCGTAGTTCGCGTAGGGAGTGAGGCCGCCCTCAAAGAGGTAGACTGCGCCGACGCGCCCGGTGAGGGCGCTGTCGTCCTGCAGGGTGCGGACCCCGGTGGCCCGGCTGGCGCTGGACTGGTCCGCCCAGTCGTGCCGGAGCCCGCCGGTAACCACCAGCCGCCCGAGGCGGATCTGGTCCTGCGCGTAGATCCCGACCTGGTCCTGCTGCTGCACGGTGCGGGCGGTCAGACGGGGAAGCGCAATGGGCTCGCCGTAGACCAGGTTGCCGAGGTCCAGCGTCGGGCCCGTGCTGGTGCCGCTGCGGGTGTCGTAGCCGGTGTTCTGGTAGTCCACCCCGAGGAGCACCGTGTGGGAGAGGGGACCGGTGGCGAAGCGCGCCTCGGCCATGCTGTCCACCACGAAGGAGTCCAGCTCGTCCTCCTGCGAGAGGACGTTGCGGTTGAGGGTGCGCCCGTCGGCGCGCAGCCCGTTGCTGGTGAGGTAGGCGGCGTCGAGCGTGGCGTGGCCGTAGCGCAGGTTCTGGCGGACGGAGAACGCCTCATCGAAGCGATGCTCGAAGCGGTAGCCGACCTGCTGCTGGCTCTGGAACAGCCCGTCGATGGAGCGGTCGGAGGTGCGGATGCGCGTGGGCCGTCCGTTGGCGCTGTAGTAGGCGGCGCTCGGCGTGGTGCGGTCCTGCTGGACGTGGCCGAGGATGGTGAGGGTGGTGCTGTCGTTCCGGAAGGTCACCGCGGGCTGCAGGAAGAGCCGGTCGTCCGGCACCCAGTCCAGGTCCGTGCGCGCGTTGCGGGCGAGGCCGGTGACGCGGAAGAGGACGCGGCTCCCCTCATCCACCGCACCGCCCACGTCGAAGGCGCCCTGGAGGCGGTCGTAGGAGCCGGTGGTGAGGCGGACCTCGCCGATGCGCCCCTCGGTCGGCAGCTTGCTGACACGGTCGATCAGCCCGCCCGGCCCGGACTGGCCGTAGAGGACGGAGGCGGGGCCGCGGAGAAGGGTGATCCGCTCCAGCCCGTAGGGCTCGGTGCGGAAGTAGGTGAAGGGGGCGTTGCCCTGGCGCAGCCCGTCGCGGTAGTCGCCGAGCGTGTTCACGGCGAAGCCGCGCAGGTAGATCTGGTCGAAGCGCGGGTCGAAGCCGAAGTTGCCGACGGAGACGCCGGCGTTGAAGCGCACCGACTCTACCACCGTCTGAGCCTGGAGGTTGTCGATCAGGTCGCGGGTGACGACGGAGACGGATTGCGGGTTCTCGACGAGAGGTGTGTCGGTCTTGCTGCCGGTGATCGCGCGCGGGGCGACGTAGCCGGGCACCGGGCCGTCGGCGGCGACAGGCCGGCTA
This genomic window from Pararoseomonas sp. SCSIO 73927 contains:
- a CDS encoding TonB-dependent siderophore receptor produces the protein MTRRIVLLWVCLPFLAWCGPAGAQTAELPVAVPEVNVSSRPVAADGPVPGYVAPRAITGSKTDTPLVENPQSVSVVTRDLIDNLQAQTVVESVRFNAGVSVGNFGFDPRFDQIYLRGFAVNTLGDYRDGLRQGNAPFTYFRTEPYGLERITLLRGPASVLYGQSGPGGLIDRVSKLPTEGRIGEVRLTTGSYDRLQGAFDVGGAVDEGSRVLFRVTGLARNARTDLDWVPDDRLFLQPAVTFRNDSTTLTILGHVQQDRTTPSAAYYSANGRPTRIRTSDRSIDGLFQSQQQVGYRFEHRFDEAFSVRQNLRYGHATLDAAYLTSNGLRADGRTLNRNVLSQEDELDSFVVDSMAEARFATGPLSHTVLLGVDYQNTGYDTRSGTSTGPTLDLGNLVYGEPIALPRLTARTVQQQDQVGIYAQDQIRLGRLVVTGGLRHDWADQSSASRATGVRTLQDDSALTGRVGAVYLFEGGLTPYANYATSFNPQVGVDRLGSPFEPIRGEQVEGGLRYQPPGTNSILTASAFQITQRNSLTPDPEAPTRFSVQTGETRSRGVELEAVASLADGLNLIASYTWQDVEVTRSNSGNTGKRPVGIPEHLAGLWLDYSIKDGPLAGLGLGGGVRYFGETPANALNTLTNKSYLVLDAAIRYDVTERLQLALNGYNLTDTDQIQCQSGACYQGLPMTWLASARFRF